Proteins found in one Falsirhodobacter algicola genomic segment:
- the glpK gene encoding glycerol kinase GlpK codes for MTILAIDQGTTSTRAIVFDESLRPLTTAQCEFKQHFPRSGWVEHDAREIWATVEQTVTKAAADHRIQAIGITNQRETVVLWDRKTGEPLHNAIVWQDRRTARFCEELHAGGHEARITEATGLLIDPYFSATKLKWLLDEVPDARARAERGELAFGTIDSFLIWKLTGGAHVTDATNACRTMLYNIGTQGWDAEICALLDIPMTLLPEVLDNAAEFGTTGILGYDVPILGVAGDQQAATIGQACFRPGMLKSTYGTGCFALLNTGAERCASSHRLLTTIAYRLDGEVTYALEGSIFVAGAVVQWLRDSLGIIQDAAETQALAEQADPNQEIVLVPAFTGLGAPWWQPDTRGAMFGLTRGTGPAEFARAALESVGYQTRDLLQAMRADWSGSADVLRVDGGMARSDWAMQFLADILGAQVDRPQVTETTALGAAWLAGMKAGLCGGMEDFAQSWDLERRFDPRMEEAERDRRYALWTRAVKATVGV; via the coding sequence ATGACCATTCTTGCGATTGATCAGGGCACCACGTCGACCCGCGCCATCGTCTTCGACGAAAGCCTGCGCCCCCTGACCACCGCCCAGTGCGAGTTCAAGCAGCATTTCCCCCGCTCCGGCTGGGTGGAGCATGACGCGCGGGAAATCTGGGCCACGGTGGAGCAGACGGTCACCAAGGCCGCGGCCGATCACCGCATTCAGGCCATCGGCATCACCAACCAGCGCGAGACGGTGGTCCTGTGGGACCGCAAGACCGGGGAGCCGCTGCACAATGCCATCGTCTGGCAGGACCGCCGCACCGCCCGCTTTTGCGAAGAACTGCATGCCGGCGGCCACGAGGCGCGGATCACCGAGGCGACGGGCCTTCTGATCGATCCCTATTTCTCGGCGACGAAGCTGAAATGGCTCTTGGACGAGGTGCCGGACGCCCGCGCCCGCGCCGAGCGAGGGGAACTCGCCTTCGGCACCATCGACAGCTTCCTCATCTGGAAGCTGACGGGCGGCGCGCATGTGACGGATGCGACCAATGCCTGCCGTACGATGCTCTACAACATCGGCACGCAGGGCTGGGATGCGGAGATCTGCGCCCTTCTGGACATCCCGATGACGCTGCTGCCCGAGGTGCTCGACAACGCGGCGGAGTTCGGCACGACCGGGATCCTCGGCTATGACGTGCCGATCCTCGGCGTGGCGGGGGATCAGCAGGCGGCGACGATCGGGCAGGCCTGCTTCCGTCCGGGGATGCTGAAATCCACCTATGGCACCGGCTGCTTCGCGCTTTTGAACACCGGCGCGGAACGCTGCGCCAGCAGCCACCGGCTGCTGACCACCATCGCCTACCGTCTGGACGGCGAGGTGACCTATGCGCTCGAAGGGTCGATCTTCGTGGCGGGCGCCGTGGTGCAATGGCTGCGCGATTCGCTCGGCATCATTCAGGACGCGGCCGAAACGCAGGCGCTGGCCGAACAGGCCGACCCGAATCAGGAAATCGTCCTCGTGCCCGCCTTCACCGGCCTTGGCGCGCCGTGGTGGCAGCCCGATACGCGCGGCGCGATGTTCGGGCTGACGCGCGGCACCGGCCCGGCGGAATTCGCGCGGGCGGCCTTGGAAAGCGTCGGCTATCAGACGCGCGATCTGTTGCAGGCGATGCGCGCCGATTGGTCGGGCAGCGCCGATGTGCTGCGCGTCGATGGCGGCATGGCGCGGTCGGATTGGGCGATGCAATTCCTCGCCGACATCCTCGGCGCACAGGTGGACCGTCCGCAGGTGACGGAAACGACCGCCCTCGGCGCGGCATGGCTGGCCGGCATGAAGGCTGGCCTGTGCGGCGGGATGGAGGATTTCGCCCAAAGCTGGGATCTGGAGCGGCGCTTCGATCCGCGGATGGAAGAAGCCGAGCGCGACCGCCGCTATGCGCTGTGGACGCGCGCCGTCAAGGCGACGGTCGGGGTCTGA